cttccaggaagtcgtctggacttccaggaagtcgtctggacttccaggaagtcgtctgacgaagtctccctttcataatagatctgagcgtttttgtaagttcttatgtctgatttttcttcatttggtaacttcttgttgtataaagttcttacttttttcccaaactaaaactctccaaacccactctaatctctttgacttgaaaacaccaaactttatatgaatttccagttttgtctcatgtctttcttactaatctatctttttgcaGGTTTGTAATTAGATGGTattcatcttccactaatttaaaggtagatctattatttttagatatgtatttttgtgtgttctgtaaaggtagatttatctaatctttcacttattttttctgtttttaagccatttgaacgtttttggatatgcaggtttttcagttCTGGATTtaaatatgcaggtttttcagatctggaagacttctgggatgacttacctgttagtcgtctggaagtcgtctggacttcttggaagtcttctgacaaagtcgtctggacttcctgtaaagtcgtctggacttcttgtaaagtcgtctggacttcctgtaaagtcatctggaagtcgtctgaacttcctaaaagtcttctgacaaagtcgtctgaacttcgtggaagtcgtctggacttcttagaagtcgtctggacttcttaaaagtcgtgtggtcttgtactcaagtggaatccaagcttgtctttgtagaggaatgatctataatagttttgtttgtggtctgttttgtgaattgcatgtctactcttttagttgtgaattttttgtaaaatcagtaataatgttttccaagatgtattaaatgtgctaacaatgtgtttacacatttacaaatcaatgaaataatagacttcagtagcctttttcttatctttggatctctcatatgcaataataaactccaattgcctttttctcatcttaataaacaagaatgttggtagctttatattgatacaacattttaagaagcattttaacccttcttccaactcataacaatagtcatcattattgtctataacaataatacttaagagatggaaacaaacaatagtaactagtcaaagcatatcatattttattataagtttgcgttgaaaaacttagtcaaatttagtaaaactaagggagagaacatattttgtaaatatgagttttacatatcttgaagttacttatcactcttaaaaatacaagttattcaaaaaataacgtagaagacttaaaaactagcggagaagacgcggacgacttcaatctaagttgtccagatgactaaactatacgtcgtctggtcaacgcagaggttatttttgcaattgactttgaaatctgttattttggacgactgaaaaataagtcgtctactattgtttggctaaaaaaaaactccaaaaaagctagacgacttacatttcagtcgtcataggttagttttgcatttgactggattattttagaagtttgacttttctggacgacttacatttcagtcgtctagtgaaaattaaaataataatatttttttaaaagtagacgacttacagttaaatcgtcataggttagttttgcaattgaaaaaaaaaattcaagatttaattatatacagacgacttataattcagtcgtccacgagacgactgaaatgtaagtcgtccaggatttacgaggtttaaccagaatctcggaaaaaaatcctggacgacttacaagtaagtcgtctcgtggacgactgaattataagtcgtctgtgtataattaaattttgaagttttttttcaattgcaaaactaacctatgacgacttaactgtaagtcgtctacttttaaaaaaatattattattttaattttcgccagacgactgaaatgtaagtcgtctggggaagtcaaacttctgaaattatccagtcaaatgcaaaactaacctatgacgactgaaatgtaagtcgtctaggttctttggaaatttttttgaaaccaaacaaaaaacagacgacttaactttcattcgtctcaggttacagatttcaaagtcaattgcaaaaataacatctgcgttgaccagacgacttccaggtaagttgtctacagtcgtctgacgaacagatctggaaaaaaactcgatgtcataccttaaattggtgagataagttccttagcatacataaggcttctccaagcacacagaatcacaaacgaaagtaacccacccagaatcgttagcttctatgactctatgaaccataaaaaatttagaatcaaaatcttgggttttttagctcattgtggagagaaagtgagagatatgttgtgtttagttcacaagaatggaaaaagaagaaggttaaatcgattttgggagcattaagagcttcaaattggttgttcatggtggttgtggtattgatgacaatgacaatcttgtaattacttgtaGATGAtaagggtgagagagtaaaaatgtcattttcgaaaaaaaaagaaaaaaaaaattgattgcattttcgtaaattatatgaatttgtggggtgaatagagcaaaaccaattttcaaaaaaaaaaaagttagttttgtgtttaactttaagttataggtcaattctgcaaaaaaccctAGATTTTTTTGGTGGCAAGTTTCATCTACGTGTAGTGGTTTATGGACTCGTCGAAGAAGAATGTGATGGTGTTGGTTTTTTTTAACTGTGATTTTTTTCGACCGGAACAGATAGAGCATAATTTATTCAACACATAGCTTGAGCTCCTAGAATATGCATGGCGTAGAGCTTTCTGTTTGATTGTTATCTAAAGACCTAAAGAATTATCATTTCGGGacaaatatatcatttatgatGATAAGTAGAACATTCAAGAGAAGATTTCATACGGAGTGGAACCATACATTACTAGAAACGAAACAGGTCTtccaaaaaatgaaatttttagaaTAAGTCATGAAAATATGAGGTTCAAGAGAATCAAAGTTTTTGCAGAGCGAAACCATACATTACTAGTGACGAGATAGGTCTTCCAAAGAACGGAGGTTTCTTATAATAAACCAATTCTTTCACGTTTACTTAGTACCTTCAGTTAATTCATAGCTTCTCGTAAAATCATAAAATGATCATGTATTGATCAGATTGCATATACATTCttagttttggttttggcgTCTCAAATTTCTTTGATGGAGATTTAtgagttttttcaaaaaaaaaattatgtaatattatttgTTGGATTATTGTCAAAGTATAAAACTTTGCTATATAACGATTGCTTAAACCTTCAAAGTGATCCTTGTATACCGGTACTAACAATAAACAATCAAAAACTATTTGATGCAGATTTAAGGATTATATTACATATGAATACCACTCACACGaacatatatacaatatatttatagttaGGGATATATGATGAAGACACATGTAAATAACCATAGTATGttgacatttttactctataCGTTACAAAACACTCCTCTCATACCCAGTTGTAACGACCTTTTCAGAAATAGACTTCAGTTTACGTCATGTCTGCACGAGTTTTTCTGAGTGGAACAACCTACATGCCAAGGAACAAGACGATAACATTAGATCAATAACTACGATCAAACTAATTGGTGAAAGTTCACCTGATCAGTACTCGATGATCCGCTCAATCACTGTCTTCATCTTTTTCGAGCTTCCATTTTCCCCTTTTGTTACTTCGTTGACAAAGTTCTGGTCAGATACCTCTTCTTGTAGAAAAGAAATTAGCCAAATAGGAAACACTTGAGTGTACAAATCTAcaataaacacaacatatttgaAGAGAGCGAGAGAAAAAACTAATACCTTCTTCTTCCCCTATGCTGATTTGATCCCGGTCATGTAAATGAGAGCAGCCTTCTCGTAGCATGTTCCTGAGATCAGACGCTGAACCAGAGCTGCATATGACTAAACCCTTCGAGCTAACCACTTGATTCTTTGGTAAAGACTTATAGTGATTTATCCATGGACTCCTAAGAAACTCATGAGGAGAACCACCACCGTGTCTTCCTTTGAGACGATACTCAGGTTGTCTTACATTCATCTTCTGCCAGAAACCATCACGAAGAATCTTGAACTAATAGCAAAAACAATACATACAAAGACTAAATTTCGATGATCCAATCACATAAGCTATAtggaagaaacaaaaaacagaGGTAAACGTCTCATTCACACCTGTTCATCAGATGGTTTTCCTCCTACGTTCTCCTTACTCAAATTTGAACCGAGGGAGCTGTAAAGCTGGTCTACGAATGAAGCTTCCACTGATTTAAGATACAAGCTATGCTTCTCATCGGTCCATTCTGTAGGCATACACTCTTTTCCCGAGGAATACTGAAACATGTGGAAGCatcaattatatatacaaactaCTGTGTAATCAGATCTTTAAAAGGCGAAAAGGAATCagtaatatttgaaatatataccATAGAAGAAGTCGTGTCTTCCTCTACAGAAAAAGCATGGTCGGAGCTACGGATATAGTTCCCTCTGTAATCACCAGCCATTGGCTATCTATCTTGTTGTGAGAGGGGAGGAAAAATATCTCAAGGAAGGATGAAAAAGAGTCTACAAAAGAACAGTACGCTTTTACACGTGGTTATGTTGCCACGTCATCACCGGTC
This genomic stretch from Brassica napus cultivar Da-Ae chromosome C9, Da-Ae, whole genome shotgun sequence harbors:
- the LOC106404570 gene encoding cold-regulated protein 27 isoform X4; protein product: MAGDYRGNYIRSSDHAFSVEEDTTSSMYSSGKECMPTEWTDEKHSLYLKSVEASFVDQLYSSLGSNLSKENVGGKPSDEQMNVRQPEYRLKGRHGGGSPHEFLRSPWINHYKSLPKNQVVSSKGLVICSSGSASDLRNMLREGCSHLHDRDQISIGEEEEEVSDQNFVNEVTKGENGSSKKMKTVIERIIEY
- the LOC106404570 gene encoding cold-regulated protein 27 isoform X1, with product MAGDYRGNYIRSSDHAFSVEEDTTSSMYSSGKECMPTEWTDEKHSLYLKSVEASFVDQLYSSLGSNLSKENVGGKPSDEQFKILRDGFWQKMNVRQPEYRLKGRHGGGSPHEFLRSPWINHYKSLPKNQVVSSKGLVICSSGSASDLRNMLREGCSHLHDRDQISIGEEEEEVSDQNFVNEVTKGENGSSKKMKTVIERIIEY
- the LOC106404570 gene encoding cold-regulated protein 27 isoform X2, producing MAGDYRGNYIRSSDHAFSVEEDTTSSMYSSGKECMPTEWTDEKHSLYLKSVEASFVDQLYSSLGSNLSKENVGGKPSDEQFKILRDGFWQKMNVRQPEYRLKGRHGGGSPHEFLRSPWINHYKSLPKNQVVSSKGLVICSSGSASDLRNMLREGCSHLHDRDQISIGEEEEVSDQNFVNEVTKGENGSSKKMKTVIERIIEY
- the LOC106404570 gene encoding cold-regulated protein 27 isoform X3: MAGDYRGNYIRSSDHAFSVEEDTTSSMYSSGKECMPTEWTDEKHSLYLKSVEASFVDQLYSSLGSNLSKENVGGKPSDEQKMNVRQPEYRLKGRHGGGSPHEFLRSPWINHYKSLPKNQVVSSKGLVICSSGSASDLRNMLREGCSHLHDRDQISIGEEEEEVSDQNFVNEVTKGENGSSKKMKTVIERIIEY
- the LOC106404570 gene encoding cold-regulated protein 27 isoform X5, producing MAGDYRGNYIRSSDHAFSVEEDTTSSMYSSGKECMPTEWTDEKHSLYLKSVEASFVDQLYSSLGSNLSKENVGGKPSDEQKMNVRQPEYRLKGRHGGGSPHEFLRSPWINHYKSLPKNQVVSSKGLVICSSGSASDLRNMLREGCSHLHDRDQISIGEEEEVSDQNFVNEVTKGENGSSKKMKTVIERIIEY